One window from the genome of Cricetulus griseus strain 17A/GY chromosome 2, alternate assembly CriGri-PICRH-1.0, whole genome shotgun sequence encodes:
- the LOC100771736 gene encoding histone H3.3C: MAPTKHTAHKSTGGKACRKQLATKATRKSESSSGGVKKPHRYRPGTVALREIRHYQKSTELLIRKLPFQYLMREIAQDFKRDLHTQSTAVGALQEASEAYLVGRFEDSSLCAINAKCVTIMPKDIQLARRICREHA; encoded by the coding sequence ATGGCTCCTACAAAGCATACTGCCCACAAATCCACCGGTGGTAAAGCATGCAGGAAACAACTGGCTACAAAAGCCACGCGCAAGAGTGAGTCCTCTTCTGGAGGGGTAAAGAAACCTCATCGTTACAGGCCTGGTACTGTGGCACTCCGTGAAATCAGACACTATCAGAAATCCACTGAACTTCTGATTCGCAAGCTCCCCTTCCAGTATCTGATGCGAGAAATTGCTCAGGACTTCAAAAGAGATCTGCACACCCAGAGTACAGCTGTTGGTGCTTTGCAGGAGGCAAGTGAGGCCTATCTGGTTGGCCGTTTTGAAGATTCCAGCCTATGTGCAATCAATGCTAAGTGTGTAACAATTATGCCAAAAGATATCCAGCTAGCACGCCGCATATGTAGAGAACATGCTTAA
- the Pm20d2 gene encoding peptidase M20 domain-containing protein 2 isoform X2, protein MGPVVERPAEPGTSRVAQLELLKQRAAERIDEAAERLGALSRAIWSAPELAYEEHSAHCELTRFLEREPPAASWAVQPHFGLATAFRAEWATPEAAAGPGALQLAFLCEYDALPALGHACGHNLIAEVGVAAALGLRAALEGVAAPPPVKVIVLGTPAEEDGGGKIDLIEAGAFKDLDVVFMAHPSQEDAAYLLDVAEHDVTVKYYGKASHAAAYPWEGVNALDAAVLAYNNLSVLRQQMKPTWRLHGIIKNGGVKPNIIPSYSELIYYFRAPSMKELQVLTKKAEDSFRAAALATGCTVEIKSGAHDFYNVLPNKTLCNAYMENGKKLGIEFISEDAILNGPSGSTDFGNVSFVVPGIHPYFYIGTDALNHTEQYTEAAGSQEAQLYTLRTAKALAMTALDVIFKPELLEGIREEFKSKLQEEQLLNTPA, encoded by the exons ATGGGACCCGTGGTGGAGCGTCCGGCCGAGCCGGGCACGAGCCGCGTCGCCCAGCTGGAGCTGCTGAAGCAGCGCGCGGCCGAGCGCATTGACGAGGCGGCCGAACGCCTGGGCGCGCTGAGCCGCGCCATCTGGAGCGCGCCCGAGCTGGCCTACGAGGAGCACAGCGCGCACTGCGAGCTCACGCGCTTCTTGGAGCGCGAGCCTCCGGCCGCGTCGTGGGCTGTACAGCCGCACTTCGGGCTCGCCACCGCCTTCCGTGCCGAGTGGGCGACGCCGGAGGCCGCGGCGGGGCCGGGCGCGCTGCAGCTGGCCTTCCTGTGCGAGTACGACGCGCTGCCCGCCCTGGGCCACGCCTGCGGCCACAACCTCATAGCCGAGGTCGGGGTGGCCGCCGCGCTGGGCCTGCGGGCGGCGCTGGAGGGTGTCGCTGCGCCACCGCCTGTCAAG GTCATTGTCCTGGGGACCCCTGCAGAAGAAGACGGTGGTGGCAAAATTGATTTAATTGAAGCTGGTGCTTTTAAAGACCTTGATGTTGTTTTTATGGCTCATCCATCTCAAGAGGATGCTGCCTATCTACTGGATGTGGCCGAGCATGA TGTTACTGTGAAATACTATGGAAAGGCATCTCATGCTGCTGCTTATCCTTGGGAGGGAGTCAATGCCTTAGATGCTGCAGTTCTCGCCTATAACAATCTCTCTGTGTTAAGACAACAGATGAAACCAACCTGGAGACTTCATG GTATAATAAAAAATGGTGGTGTAAAGCCCAATATCATCCCCTCTTACTCTGAATTAATCTATTACTTCCGTGCGCCCTCAATGAAAGAGCTTCAAGTTTTGACCAAAAAGGCAGAAGATTCCTTCAGAGCTGCAGCTTTGGCTACAGGCTGCACA gTGGAAATTAAAAGTGGAGCACACGATTTTTACAATGTTCTTCCCAATAAGACACTGTGCAATGCATATATGGAGAACGGGAAAAAGCTGGGAATAGAATTCATCTCAGAAGATGCAATATTGAATGGGCCTTCAG GCTCTACTGATTTTGGAAATGTCAGTTTTGTGGTTCCCGGGATCCACCCATATTTTTACATTGGAACTGATGCCTTGAACCACACGGAACAGTACACAGAAGCTGCAG GATCACAAGAAGCTCAGTTGTATACCTTGCGTACAGCCAAGGCTCTGGCAATGACTGCACTGGATGTCATCTTTAAGCCTGAGTTGCTGGAAGGAATCAGAGAGGAATTTAAATCGAAGCTTCAAGAAGAACAGCTTTTAAATACACCAGCATAG